One Pseudonocardia abyssalis DNA segment encodes these proteins:
- a CDS encoding IS4 family transposase, with product MAGGCFAPGHLGELTRIVPFEMVDAALVETHSVQRRLRLLPSRVVVYLLLAAGLFTEIGWSQVWARLCTGLDGLGVATPSASALAAARARVGVAPLRVLFDLLRGAETGCVQIGAARAARPGVFWRGRLVTAVDGTILCCPDTPANLTEFSKGGSSHGTTTGYPMVRVLALVACGTRTIIDAVFGTDRVGELGYAPQLLASTRAGMIVLADRNFAAADWITALAATGADVLVRVKNHRRLPICRTLADGSSVSRIGRVEVRVVTAKVTITTSDSARTETYRLVTTVLDPDVPAVEIVGLYHERWEIETCFAELKSTSLGGRVLRSRTPTGVAQEIYALLITYQVLRIAISDTTLHRADVDPDRGSFTVARHAARDQLIAAAGIIADTVLDLVGTIGRHVLDQLLPARRVRTNPRVVKRAISKYVASTAKGRHRGPSRPALITIEIEPILTAQPPD from the coding sequence GTGGCCGGTGGGTGTTTCGCTCCTGGTCATCTGGGCGAGTTGACCCGGATTGTGCCCTTCGAGATGGTCGATGCCGCGTTGGTCGAGACCCACAGCGTGCAGCGGCGGCTGCGGTTGTTGCCCTCGCGGGTGGTGGTCTACCTCCTGCTCGCGGCCGGGTTGTTCACCGAGATCGGCTGGTCACAGGTCTGGGCGCGGCTGTGCACGGGCCTGGACGGGCTGGGGGTGGCCACCCCGAGCGCGAGCGCGTTGGCCGCCGCCCGAGCCCGGGTGGGGGTGGCGCCGTTGCGGGTGCTGTTCGACCTGCTGCGCGGCGCCGAGACCGGCTGTGTGCAGATCGGCGCCGCCCGCGCCGCCCGCCCGGGAGTGTTCTGGCGGGGCCGGTTGGTCACCGCGGTGGACGGCACCATCCTGTGCTGCCCGGACACCCCGGCGAACCTGACCGAGTTCAGCAAGGGCGGCAGCTCGCACGGCACCACCACCGGCTATCCGATGGTGCGGGTTCTGGCGCTGGTGGCGTGCGGCACCCGCACGATCATCGACGCGGTGTTCGGCACCGACCGGGTCGGTGAACTCGGCTACGCCCCACAGCTGCTCGCATCGACCCGGGCCGGGATGATCGTGCTCGCCGACCGCAACTTCGCCGCCGCCGACTGGATCACCGCACTGGCCGCGACCGGCGCGGACGTGCTGGTCCGGGTCAAGAACCACCGCCGACTCCCGATCTGCCGCACGCTGGCCGACGGGTCGTCGGTGTCCCGGATCGGCCGGGTCGAGGTCCGAGTGGTCACCGCCAAGGTCACGATCACCACCAGCGACAGCGCCCGGACCGAGACCTACCGGCTGGTCACCACCGTGCTCGACCCCGACGTGCCCGCGGTCGAGATCGTCGGGCTCTACCACGAACGCTGGGAGATCGAGACCTGCTTCGCCGAGCTCAAGTCCACCAGCCTGGGCGGGCGGGTCCTGCGCTCACGCACCCCGACCGGGGTCGCCCAGGAGATCTACGCCCTGCTGATCACCTACCAGGTGCTGCGGATCGCGATCAGCGACACCACTCTGCACCGAGCCGACGTCGATCCCGACCGCGGTAGCTTCACCGTCGCCCGCCACGCCGCCCGTGACCAGCTCATCGCCGCCGCCGGCATCATCGCCGACACCGTGCTCGACCTCGTCGGCACGATCGGCCGCCACGTCCTGGACCAGCTCCTGCCCGCCCGCCGAGTCCGAACCAACCCGCGCGTGGTCAAACGCGCGATCTCCAAGTACGTCGCCAGCACCGCCAAAGGCCGCCACCGCGGCCCCAGCCGCCCCGCGCTGATCACCATCGAGATAGAACCGATCTTGACAGCCCAGCCACCGGACTAA
- a CDS encoding AAA family ATPase has product MTTRFRIDVVRLDTTQGDVTYRFPSPLTVLAGPVGVGKSTLFELIKFAVGGNAELTPVVDQYVRDVEVHLTVGQERYGLTRSLDSTKRNTIRVTDLITRERLPDRFVSREPMLSTLLLEALGLPTDMRAAARTRPTTNAGDRISFADIFTFMYVRQADINRDIASSQENYREPKRRSVFEVLFRITDAAILKTRSEIAEHNAELLKAENNYEVVLQFLRDSNTANRIDAENAHATAVEAEAAADTRLRELRESLAPVEDRATQTLRDLLSEAERTTNDARQTAVVLAQQQIDYTKERRRIVQELDRLGRLKDAGERLADFEFKVCPRCMQDVGRRHADTDLCRLCLQPDPLEAQVSPEGAASYSYEQRQLTEQLDELDDQVAASADRLVEVQRVVEHRQSLISQLTSDLSLRTRDRITPQLQVFNDVTQDLMEARARQLALEGVLRQWDRADDLGSASDRIRSEIERLRASLQRDEERLDDRKTEIFNELDAEFSATVAAMGVPGIEQARMDRNTYLPLLNGTPYKRVSPAGGIRTATQVAYWLTLMTVALRRRDTEYPAFLLIDSPRTSLNDDQLAAALYRRIVTRVAAAEDRLQIIMGDNELPSTYRRQYEQIDFTYDNPTIGTVAHPGPAVETLTPDEVEDVD; this is encoded by the coding sequence ATGACTACGCGCTTCCGTATCGACGTCGTGCGCCTCGACACCACGCAAGGGGATGTCACCTACCGATTCCCGTCTCCCCTCACCGTGCTGGCCGGGCCTGTAGGAGTCGGCAAGAGCACCCTCTTTGAACTGATCAAGTTCGCAGTCGGCGGGAACGCTGAACTCACTCCTGTAGTTGACCAGTACGTCCGCGACGTCGAGGTACACCTCACGGTGGGACAGGAACGGTACGGCCTTACCCGCAGCCTCGATTCCACCAAGCGCAACACCATCCGCGTCACCGACCTCATCACTCGAGAACGCCTCCCCGACCGGTTCGTCTCCCGCGAACCCATGTTGAGCACGCTGCTTCTTGAAGCGCTGGGCTTACCGACTGATATGCGTGCGGCGGCGCGCACGAGACCGACGACCAACGCTGGCGACCGGATCTCGTTCGCTGACATCTTCACCTTCATGTACGTGCGCCAGGCCGATATTAACCGGGATATCGCGTCCAGCCAGGAAAACTACCGAGAGCCCAAACGCAGGTCGGTGTTCGAGGTGCTGTTCAGGATTACCGACGCGGCCATCCTCAAGACCCGATCTGAAATCGCCGAACACAACGCCGAGCTACTTAAAGCCGAGAACAACTACGAGGTCGTACTACAGTTTCTCCGCGACAGCAACACAGCCAACCGCATCGACGCCGAAAACGCCCACGCCACAGCAGTTGAGGCGGAGGCCGCGGCAGATACACGGCTACGCGAGTTGCGCGAGTCGCTTGCCCCCGTTGAGGACCGCGCGACACAGACACTGCGTGATCTATTGAGCGAAGCCGAACGAACCACCAATGATGCCCGCCAAACGGCCGTCGTGTTAGCGCAGCAGCAAATTGACTACACTAAGGAACGCCGCCGGATTGTTCAAGAACTAGATCGACTCGGACGGCTCAAAGACGCCGGCGAGCGCCTCGCTGATTTCGAGTTCAAGGTCTGCCCACGGTGCATGCAAGACGTTGGTAGGCGCCACGCAGATACCGACCTATGCCGCCTCTGCCTTCAGCCCGATCCCTTAGAGGCTCAAGTCTCGCCAGAGGGTGCGGCCAGCTACAGCTACGAGCAACGTCAACTCACTGAGCAGCTTGATGAGCTCGACGACCAGGTCGCTGCAAGCGCTGACCGGCTGGTCGAAGTGCAACGCGTCGTCGAGCACCGACAATCGTTGATCTCCCAATTGACATCCGACCTCAGCCTCAGAACCAGGGATAGAATCACACCTCAGCTGCAAGTATTCAACGATGTGACCCAGGATTTAATGGAAGCGCGCGCTCGCCAATTAGCGCTCGAGGGTGTCCTACGGCAATGGGATCGAGCGGACGACCTCGGAAGTGCCTCCGACCGGATCAGGTCCGAAATCGAGCGCCTACGCGCGTCCCTGCAAAGGGATGAAGAACGACTTGACGATCGCAAGACAGAGATCTTCAATGAACTCGATGCAGAGTTCTCCGCAACAGTCGCAGCAATGGGCGTGCCGGGAATCGAGCAGGCACGTATGGACCGCAACACCTACCTGCCTCTTTTGAACGGAACGCCTTACAAGAGGGTAAGTCCTGCTGGAGGTATTCGAACAGCGACCCAAGTCGCTTACTGGCTGACTCTCATGACGGTTGCATTGCGTCGACGCGACACCGAGTACCCTGCGTTCTTACTCATCGACAGCCCCCGGACGTCACTAAATGACGACCAACTGGCAGCAGCCCTCTATCGACGCATCGTCACAAGAGTCGCGGCGGCAGAGGATCGACTGCAAATCATCATGGGCGACAACGAGCTGCCCAGCACCTACCGGCGCCAGTACGAACAGATCGACTTCACCTACGACAACCCGACAATTGGCACAGTTGCCCATCCCGGTCCCGCAGTTGAAACCCTCACGCCGGACGAGGTCGAAGATGTGGATTAG
- a CDS encoding IS256 family transposase, whose protein sequence is MTETIEGVPDRIDQQQLAQQLVEAARAEGVELVGPGGLLTGLTKTVLETALEAEMTEHLGYDRHDRAGQENPNSRNGTRVKTVLTEIGPVQIEVPRDRDASFDPVIVRKRQRRLDGIDEIVLSLTARGLTTGEVAAHFDEVYGAKVSKDTISRITDKVLEEMGEWAQRPLDAVYPVLFIDAIHIKVRDGQVTNRPFYVVIGVTVDGHRDILGIWAGDGGEGAKYWLHVLTEIKNRGVADACIVVCDGLKGLPESITTVWPQALVQACVLHLIRNTFRYASRRYWEQMARDLRPVYTAPTEAAAKARFDEFTATWGGQYPAIIALWRNAWSEFVPFLDYDVEIRKVICSTNAIESINARYRRAVKARGHFPTEQAALKCLYLVTRSLDPTGKGRARWAMRWKPALNAFAITFAGRIVPSNGN, encoded by the coding sequence ATGACCGAGACGATCGAGGGTGTGCCGGATCGGATTGATCAGCAACAGCTCGCCCAGCAGTTGGTGGAGGCGGCCCGGGCCGAGGGGGTGGAGCTCGTCGGCCCGGGCGGTCTGCTCACCGGGTTGACCAAGACCGTGCTCGAGACCGCCCTGGAGGCGGAGATGACCGAGCACCTGGGCTATGACCGCCACGACCGGGCCGGGCAGGAGAACCCCAACTCCCGTAACGGGACTCGCGTCAAGACGGTGCTGACCGAGATCGGGCCGGTGCAGATCGAGGTGCCCCGTGACCGCGACGCCAGCTTCGACCCGGTCATCGTGCGCAAGCGCCAACGCCGTCTGGACGGGATCGACGAGATCGTGTTGTCGCTGACCGCGCGCGGTCTGACCACCGGTGAGGTGGCGGCGCATTTCGACGAGGTCTACGGCGCGAAGGTCTCCAAGGACACGATCTCCCGGATCACCGACAAGGTCCTCGAGGAGATGGGCGAATGGGCCCAGCGCCCGCTCGATGCGGTCTATCCGGTGCTGTTCATCGACGCCATCCACATCAAGGTCCGCGACGGCCAAGTCACCAACCGGCCCTTCTACGTCGTCATCGGCGTCACCGTGGACGGGCACCGCGACATCCTCGGGATCTGGGCCGGCGACGGCGGCGAGGGCGCCAAGTACTGGCTCCACGTCCTGACCGAGATCAAGAACCGCGGCGTCGCCGACGCCTGCATCGTGGTCTGCGACGGGTTGAAGGGCCTGCCGGAGTCGATCACCACCGTCTGGCCACAGGCGCTGGTCCAGGCCTGTGTGCTGCACCTGATCCGCAACACCTTCCGCTACGCCAGCCGCCGCTACTGGGAACAGATGGCCCGGGACCTGCGCCCGGTCTACACCGCGCCCACCGAGGCGGCCGCGAAGGCGCGGTTCGACGAGTTCACCGCGACCTGGGGCGGGCAGTACCCGGCGATCATCGCGTTGTGGCGCAACGCCTGGTCGGAGTTCGTGCCGTTCCTCGACTACGACGTCGAGATCCGGAAGGTCATCTGCAGTACGAACGCGATCGAGTCGATCAACGCCCGCTACCGGCGCGCGGTCAAGGCCCGCGGGCACTTCCCGACCGAGCAGGCCGCGCTGAAGTGCCTCTACCTGGTCACCCGATCGCTGGACCCGACCGGGAAAGGCCGGGCCCGGTGGGCGATGCGCTGGAAGCCGGCGCTCAACGCCTTCGCGATCACCTTCGCCGGACGTATCGTCCCCAGCAACGGAAACTAG
- a CDS encoding DUF4297 domain-containing protein, with amino-acid sequence MDTAAEVVAAVPAGDDAGARTADLYDWQAAMAAVDGLRMYVDALDHEGQLRPNAAGQVICEHHEDWTLVRQPDAELVSCKHRELSSGAWTTIPMLVDKGGLAHLFGRWLALDEKPNVRLVTCAGLAAGLPRKLATATNLLRDEDTGRSLDAAALAAIEEITALFARELLFHRDGLPKEWQAPADAKAKTYVVLDDHIVKARRFLAQLVIEAPRPNRDVIAHAAPTMFAGPAVQKIGAPEDACSAVWEAVLQLFRARMRARGPREYGDLPVVFAASPGSDSATSEAATKGALEGRIVDLNDIDIAIRVALRNPRGYMPLSVPAQHTRLSVKMARGGCSETSIARAEQLRTAFKRYRRERDTSAPGAIAEQRNLERHLMRIADDATHIARAPTGTWGTPLWHSLTQLLNDASTAEWLDGLDDDLALGGICDLTAQCQIWFSPYFDVKAEMKRLRGERVDSRDIA; translated from the coding sequence ATGGATACGGCTGCAGAGGTTGTTGCAGCCGTCCCAGCTGGTGACGATGCGGGTGCGCGCACTGCCGATCTCTACGACTGGCAGGCCGCCATGGCAGCAGTCGACGGTTTGCGGATGTACGTCGATGCCCTGGACCACGAAGGTCAATTACGGCCGAACGCGGCAGGTCAGGTGATCTGCGAGCACCACGAGGACTGGACGTTGGTGCGGCAGCCCGACGCGGAGCTGGTCTCGTGCAAGCATCGTGAGCTTTCGTCCGGTGCGTGGACCACGATCCCGATGCTGGTGGACAAGGGTGGTCTCGCGCACTTGTTCGGTCGCTGGCTCGCGCTGGATGAGAAGCCAAATGTGCGGCTGGTGACCTGCGCTGGCCTTGCCGCAGGGCTCCCGCGCAAACTTGCTACCGCCACGAATCTCCTCAGAGACGAAGACACTGGCCGCAGCCTTGACGCAGCTGCCCTGGCTGCGATCGAGGAGATCACGGCTCTCTTCGCTCGGGAGCTTCTATTTCATCGCGACGGCCTGCCGAAAGAGTGGCAGGCGCCCGCAGATGCCAAGGCAAAGACCTATGTGGTGCTCGATGATCATATTGTGAAGGCGCGGCGGTTCCTCGCCCAGCTTGTCATCGAGGCACCTCGCCCTAACCGTGATGTCATCGCGCATGCGGCGCCAACCATGTTCGCCGGTCCAGCTGTGCAGAAGATCGGCGCCCCAGAGGACGCTTGCTCAGCCGTGTGGGAAGCGGTACTGCAGCTGTTTCGGGCACGGATGCGCGCCCGCGGGCCAAGAGAGTATGGCGACCTTCCCGTCGTCTTCGCCGCGTCTCCGGGCTCCGACAGTGCAACATCGGAAGCTGCGACCAAGGGCGCGCTCGAGGGCCGGATCGTCGACCTTAACGATATTGATATCGCCATCCGCGTCGCCCTGCGCAATCCCCGGGGCTACATGCCACTCTCCGTCCCCGCCCAGCACACCAGGCTTAGTGTCAAGATGGCTCGCGGAGGATGCTCGGAGACTAGCATTGCTCGGGCAGAACAGTTGCGGACCGCCTTCAAACGGTATCGACGCGAACGTGACACCAGTGCGCCCGGCGCCATCGCCGAACAGCGAAACCTAGAACGCCACTTGATGCGCATCGCGGACGATGCGACGCACATCGCGCGGGCCCCCACAGGCACTTGGGGTACCCCGCTGTGGCACTCCCTGACACAACTGCTCAACGATGCTTCTACTGCGGAGTGGCTCGACGGACTAGATGACGACCTCGCGCTCGGAGGGATCTGCGACCTTACCGCGCAATGCCAGATTTGGTTTAGCCCGTACTTCGATGTCAAGGCGGAAATGAAGCGTCTACGCGGCGAACGGGTGGACAGCCGTGACATCGCCTAG